From the Desulfosarcina sp. BuS5 genome, one window contains:
- a CDS encoding SpoVR family protein, with product MELIDQHTKKIMEGCKERARDAGLKFQDETLEYIVTNRDLLELSPKIMIPTLYDYWVHDVEVLKEKGKYELYPGNPYETVINTRPAISFYNDNNPDWLNVMIFYHVLAHIDFFQNNLFYRHTWDYDFAGQALSDKRLIAKLRSEHGRWVDYVIEFSRGIDNLAGYYYELSRLNRKENAGWSNQIDFYFDVFIQKINKLSVHEYIKEIERYNECLKESGDLGEETFMAEIDSQHPEFKELFRKSLEEKPKSKQDLIQYLMEHSEFLNKEKNKWMNSVLQVVRNTSIFFQPQIRTKIMNEGWASYWHETLFLSDDRIGGHEVDFARLNAGVTSMPRVGLNPYALGMRLFYYIEEIADKGKLSFEFQKVANAEERKTFDRSTKNGRSFIFSVRENYSDFMFINKFLDQDFATRNRLFVAGRRLNRAKKVYEYYIKSRKLEDYRAMVLDSLYHPPQIEIDTEKMKDNSLYLTHTFENKPLVKEFISNTMVGIEYLWGSPVHLETHEVVAARSVPSQDLTLLGPTPTGDETAAPGIKWQKVLYSMKNRKLTRKIL from the coding sequence ATGGAACTTATTGATCAACATACCAAAAAAATTATGGAAGGCTGCAAGGAGAGAGCTCGGGACGCGGGCCTCAAGTTTCAGGATGAAACCCTGGAATATATTGTAACCAACCGGGATTTACTGGAACTGTCACCGAAAATAATGATTCCAACCCTTTATGATTACTGGGTCCATGATGTGGAGGTCCTTAAAGAAAAAGGAAAATACGAACTATATCCCGGCAACCCGTATGAAACAGTCATCAATACCCGCCCGGCTATCTCTTTTTACAATGACAATAATCCGGATTGGCTCAACGTTATGATATTCTATCATGTTCTGGCGCATATAGATTTTTTTCAGAACAACCTGTTTTATCGTCATACATGGGACTACGATTTTGCAGGTCAGGCTCTTTCGGATAAACGCCTGATCGCAAAACTGAGATCCGAACACGGCCGCTGGGTGGATTATGTGATTGAATTTTCCAGGGGAATAGATAACCTGGCAGGATATTATTATGAACTATCAAGACTTAATCGTAAGGAGAATGCGGGCTGGTCAAATCAGATCGATTTTTATTTTGATGTATTTATACAGAAAATAAACAAACTCAGCGTACATGAGTATATTAAAGAAATCGAAAGATATAATGAGTGTTTGAAGGAATCCGGCGATTTGGGAGAAGAGACCTTCATGGCTGAAATAGATTCACAACATCCTGAATTTAAAGAGCTCTTTCGCAAGAGCCTGGAGGAGAAACCGAAGAGCAAGCAGGATCTTATACAATATTTAATGGAGCATTCCGAATTTTTGAATAAGGAAAAAAATAAGTGGATGAACTCTGTTTTACAGGTTGTCAGAAACACTTCGATTTTTTTTCAGCCCCAGATCCGGACAAAAATAATGAATGAAGGCTGGGCCAGTTACTGGCACGAAACCCTCTTCCTGAGCGATGACCGGATAGGCGGCCATGAGGTTGACTTTGCCAGGCTGAATGCCGGGGTCACATCGATGCCCAGGGTCGGCCTGAATCCATACGCGCTTGGAATGCGTCTTTTTTACTATATTGAAGAGATAGCTGATAAGGGAAAGTTAAGCTTTGAATTTCAAAAAGTTGCCAATGCCGAGGAACGGAAAACATTTGATCGTAGTACAAAAAATGGAAGATCTTTTATTTTTAGTGTCCGTGAAAACTATTCGGATTTTATGTTTATCAATAAATTTCTTGATCAGGATTTTGCTACCCGGAACAGGCTTTTTGTTGCCGGAAGGAGATTGAACCGGGCCAAAAAGGTTTATGAGTATTACATAAAAAGCCGGAAACTCGAAGACTACCGGGCAATGGTGCTGGATTCACTTTATCATCCTCCGCAGATTGAGATCGATACCGAAAAGATGAAAGACAACTCACTTTATCTCACCCACACTTTTGAAAACAAACCGCTGGTTAAAGAGTTTATTTCCAATACCATGGTGGGAATCGAGTACCTGTGGGGCTCTCCTGTGCATCTTGAGACCCATGAAGTCGTAGCAGCGCGGTCTGTTCCCAGCCAGGATTTGACACTTCTGGGGCCCACCCCGACAGGAGATGAGACTGCAGCACCGGGAATTAAATGGCAGAAAGTTTTGTATTCCATGAAAAATCGAAAACTTACCAGAAAAATTTTATAA